The following are encoded together in the Peromyscus leucopus breed LL Stock chromosome 1, UCI_PerLeu_2.1, whole genome shotgun sequence genome:
- the LOC114709130 gene encoding LOW QUALITY PROTEIN: probable dimethyladenosine transferase (The sequence of the model RefSeq protein was modified relative to this genomic sequence to represent the inferred CDS: inserted 1 base in 1 codon), with translation MPKAKFAASGRRRXRQEQHWELKRARGLMFNTGIGQCILKNPLIVNSIIDKAALRPTDVVLEVGPGTGNMTVKLLEKAKKVVACELDPRLVAELHKRVQGTPLASKLQVLVGDVLKLDLPFFDACVANLPYQTSSPFVFKLLLHRPFFRSAILMFQREFALGLVAKPGDKLYCRLSINTQLLAHVDHLMKVGKNNFRPPPKVESSIVRIEPKNPPPTINFQEWDGLVRITFVQKNKTLSAAFKSSAVQQLLERNYRIHCSVHNTVIPEDFSIADKIQQILTSTGFSEKGARSMDIDDFIRLLHGFNAEGIHFS, from the exons ATGCCAAAGGCCAAGTTCGCAGCGAGTGGCCGCAGGC AGCGGCAGGAGCAGCACTGGGAGCTGAAGAGGGCCAGAGGACTCATGTTCAACACAGGGATTGGGCAGTGCATTTTGAAAAATCCTCTAATTGTAAACAGCATTATTGATAAGGCTGCCTTAAGACCTACTGATGTGGTGCTGGAAGTTGGGCCTGGGACTGGAAACATGACTGTCAAGCTGTTAGAAAAGGCCAAAAAGGTAGTTGCCTGTGAACTTGATCCAAGGCTAGTAGCTGAACTTCACAAAAGAGTTCAGGGCACGCCtctggccagcaaactccaggtCCTGGTGGGAGATGTATTGAAACTGGATTTGCCGTTCTTtgatgcttgtgtggcaaacttGCCTTATCAGACTTCCTCTCCCTTTGTCTTCAAGTTGTTGCTTCACCGGCCATTTTTCAGATCTGCTATACTTATGTTTCAAAGAGAATTTGCTCTTGGTTTGGTTGCAAAACCTGGAGATAAACTGTACTGTAGACTCTCCATTAATACACAGCTTTTAGCACATGTGGACCATCTAATGAAGGTGGGGAAGAATAACTTCAGACCACCCCCCAAGGTGGAGTCCAGCATTGTAAGGATAGAACCTAAGAATCCGCCACCAACTATCAACTTTCAGGAATGGGATGGCTTAGTAAGGATCACTTTTGTTCAGAAGAACAAGACTCTATCTGCTGCATTCAAATCAAGCGCAGTACAACAGCTGTTGGAAAGAAACTACAGAATTCACTGTTCAGTCCATAATACTGTAATACCAGAAGATTTCAGTATAGCAGATAAAATACAGCAAATCCTAACCAGCACAGGTTTTAGTGAAAAAGGGGCCCGTTCCATGGACATAGATGACTTTATCAGGTTGCTACATGGATTCAATGCAGAAGGTATCCACTTTTCCTAg